From a single Bacteroidales bacterium genomic region:
- a CDS encoding T9SS type A sorting domain-containing protein, whose amino-acid sequence MKKNKVIFLLSAFIFFSMIAQSQTYVAISIEQPSELIADAGADVEITTAGNVIIGGNPTASGGTTDYLYSWSPYESLDDNTLANPTASITETTTYSVLVTDDNGCSENDEIIVTLAVVSVNDLVSGVSCSIFPNPSMNYISLELISENVCEKLSIKIVNNTGQIIMSENVNFEHKLNKQFDISNYTKGLYFISIQGEKTNINKSFIIN is encoded by the coding sequence ATGAAAAAAAACAAAGTAATTTTTTTATTATCGGCATTCATATTTTTTTCAATGATTGCCCAAAGTCAAACTTATGTAGCTATTTCCATAGAGCAACCTTCGGAATTAATTGCCGATGCCGGTGCCGATGTGGAAATAACAACGGCAGGTAATGTAATAATAGGCGGGAACCCTACTGCCTCCGGTGGAACCACAGATTATTTATACAGTTGGTCGCCTTATGAGAGTTTAGATGATAATACTCTTGCAAACCCTACTGCATCAATAACTGAAACAACAACATATTCCGTTTTGGTTACTGATGATAACGGTTGTTCAGAAAACGATGAGATTATTGTTACCCTCGCTGTAGTTTCTGTAAATGACTTGGTTTCCGGTGTTTCATGCAGTATTTTTCCTAATCCGAGCATGAATTATATTTCTCTTGAACTGATTAGTGAAAATGTATGTGAAAAATTAAGTATAAAAATAGTGAACAATACAGGACAAATCATTATGTCGGAAAATGTAAATTTTGAACATAAATTAAATAAACAATTTGATATTTCAAATTATACAAAAGGATTATATTTTATTTCTATTCAAGGCGAAAAAACGAATATTAATAAATCCTTTATTATTAATTAG